From the Rhizomicrobium palustre genome, the window CAGGGTGCGCATGTTGTGCAGGCGGTCGGCGAGCTTGACCAGGAGCACGCGGATATCGGCCGACATGGCCAGCATCAGCTTCCTGAAATTCTCGGCCTGTTTGGTGCGCTCGGAAAAGACCTCGAGGCCGGTCAGCTTGGTGACACCGTCCACAAGATCGGCGATCTCCTTGCCGAAATTCTCCTGGATGTCCTCGTAGGTGGCGACGGTATCCTCGATAGTGTCGTGCAGCAGCGCCGTGGCGATAGACGCTTCGTCCAGCTTCAGCTCGGTGAGAATCGCGGCCACTTCCAGAGGGTGGGCGAAATAGGGATCGCCGGAGGCACGGAATTGCTTGCCGTGCGCCTTCATGGCGTAAACATACGCCTTATTCAGCAGCGCCTCACTGGCCTCGGGATCGTAGGCTTTGACCTTATCGACAAGATCGGTCTGCCGCATCAATTTGCGCCGCCCGCGCGGACGCGGCGGATTGAGCGAGACGACGTTATTCTTGTCTTCCGATTGGGGCGAAGCGGTCATACCCATATTATATAGGCACAAGATATTGCTTTGCGGAATTGATGTTGCCTCAGAGGCTTAAAAAAAGCCTCCGCGATGCCGTGAAACAGCAGGCGCCCGCGCAAATCGCGGATTATCCGAACCGCGATATGGCCAAAAATGCAAAAGGCCGGAGTCGCCCCCCGGCCTTCGCGTATCTCTGTATCGGCGAGACTTACTCGTCGTAGTCCTCGACCGGCTCCGGCTGGGGCTCGGCGCGGCGCTGCGCTTCGCTGGTCAGGGCGCGCAGGAGCTCTTCTTCCGTCACCTGACGGAACGCGGGATCTTCGCGCGCATCGTCGGTATCGGGACGGGCTTCCTCCGGCTCATCGACTTCGGCATGCTTCTGCAGCGATTTGATGTGATCTTCGCGCAGATCTTCCGGCTTGAGCACCTCGGCAGCGATTTCGCGCAAAGCCACGACGGGGTTTTTGTCCCGATCGCGATCAACCATGGTGTCCGCTCCGCCGGAGAGCTGACGGGCGCGGAAAGCAGCCGACAGAACCAGATCAAAGCGGTTCGGAATCTTGTCTACGCAGTCTTCAACAGTGACGCGAGCCATTCGCTATACCCTAACGTTTTCGGGAGGCCGGGGAACCTATAGGAAACGGCCAGCCGGGGCAAGCCCATGATTTTCGCCCTTATTCTGCCTGATTCCCGGCCTGAGCGGGGACAGAATTCCCGCCCTGACCCTGTAAAAGTGCCATTGCCCGGCGCCACGTCTCCCAAGCCTGGGCAGCCACCATCGCCACCACGAAAATGAGCCCGGCGTCGGTATAAAGCAGGACTGAGTCGGAGTGCGGCCCCATGGGGTCGCCGCCGAAGGTCTGCCGTGCCGCGTAGCGCAAGGCCAAAAGGCCCAGAAACAGCGCCATCCCGACCACGGAGGTTTTAGAGGTGATGGTGCCGGTCGCTGTATCGATCGAGAGCGTCTGATGGCTGGCGAGGACATAACCAAGCCCTGCCCCAACCACCGCACAGGCGGCGAAGATTGCCAGGTTGAGGCTGGTGAGCGCGGGCGGATGCAGCATCGCCAGCGCCAGAATGACCACAAGGAAAACGGGGCGAATCCACAGCTTGTTAGGCTTGAGCGGCCGCCCGCGCATGTTGCGCACCATGCGCAAGGCTAAAAGCCCCAGGAAAACCCCTGGCCCGACATAAGAAACGTACCCGCTCGCCATAGCCACCCCACTTGAACGCAGAGAAGCTTAGAGCAATTCGCATCAGAAGGAAGCGCAGCCGCGTGTCTCAAATTGTAATACCGCTTCCTGATGAAAGCGCCGCTTGTAGGCGGCACGTACGGCCTCGAGCTTTTCCGATGCCGCCGTCGGAAGCACTACAATCAGGTGCTTGGATTTCTCACGCACGATGCCCTCAGCTCCACGCCACTGCCCGTTTGCCTCGAGCAAGGTGAAGCCATCCGGAAAACGCGGCGTGATCTCGGCATCGGCAAAGTTCTGCCATTCCCTCTCTGAGACCTCGCCGCCATCGCGCATACCGCGTCCAAAAAAAATATCAGCCTTTACCATGGCGCGTTCACCAAGCGGACATTGAGACTCAGACACGCCAGCGCAGCCGGCCACAATAGATGCCAAAAACAACAGCGCCAAACACCGCATCACGTCCTCCAAAGGTGAATCATATGTCACCGAACCCGATTCCTGAACATTCCCTAAAGTATTGAATTGTCTATAATTTGTCCCCGGCTCCGAGGTACGCGTTTACTTCTCATTAAGGGGTGGAGCGCAGCCTTGAACGCGTTCGAGTCACGCGCGTTTGCGTACAGAAGGAGACATGCGTATGTCCCAACAAGGCCGGTACCGGGGGGGAAAAGCCAAAGAGTTCACTATCGGTCACATCACCATGGCCGATCTTCCGCCTCGCGATACCGTGCGCTGGGTATCCAGCCGCAAAGCCACTGTGGTGGAGGCGGTGCAATGCGGTGTCATCACCCTTGCCGATGCCTGCAGCCGCTATGCTCTGTCGCTAGAGGAATTCCTCTCCTGGCAGCGCGCGTTGGAACAGGGCGGCACACCGGGATTGCGCGCGACCAATCCAGCCAAGCCGAAGGAGCATTAGCTGAAGGCTAAGCCGAGGAACACGAGGTGTCAGCGCCCTTCCCCATCAGGAGAGGCGCTGAACCGCGTCACGCTCTTTCGAAGGCAGTGCCGACAGTAATTGCGACAGAGGCACCCGTGAAACGGGATGACGCCAATCCGGCGCGATATCGCTGAGCGGCACCAGCACAAAAGCGCGCTCGCTCAGACGCGGATGCGGCAGCACAGGCCAGTCCGTCTCGATGCGCTCATCATAAGCAAGTAGATCGAGATCAAGTGTGCGTGGGCCATTCACATGCGCACGCACCCTTCCAAACCTCTCTTCCACAGCATGCAGCAGCGTGAGCAACGATGCTGGATCACGCTCTGTTGCGATCTCTGCCACGGCATTGACGTAAGGTGGATCAGCGGGATCCGGCCAAGCGGGTGTGCGGTATAATGCTGAAACCTTCAGCACGCGAACACTTTGGGCAGCGAGTTCCTTCAGCGCAGCTTTCAGCGTGACATGCGGCTCACCCACCGAAGAGTCGAGGTTCGCGCCGAGTGCAATCAATATCATACCTATCCTGCCTTGCGCCGCACCGCGGTTGGTTTAGAACTTGAAGCCGGGCCACGGGGGATTTGCCCGCTCGGTCGTTTATTTTTACGGAGGTTATTATGCTGTTCTATCCGCAAGAGAAACTAGCGCTCTTCATTGACGGTGCCAATTTGTATGGCGCCGCGAAAGGGCTGCAATTCGATATCGATTACAAGCGGCTTCTGGAACTCTTCGCCCGCAAGGGAATATTGGTGCGCGCCTTCTATTACACCGCCGTCGCTGAGGATCAGGAATTCTCGCCTCTGCGTCCGCTAGTGGATTGGCTCGACTACAACGGCTTCTCGGTCGTGACCAAACCGCTCAAGGAATTCACGGACGCGCAAGGCCGCCGCCGCGTGAAGGGCAACATGGATATCGAACTTGCCATCGATGTGATGGAGATGAGCGATCAGGTGGATCACATCGTGATCTTCTCGGGCGATGGCGATTTCCGCCGCCTGGTGGAAGCTGCCCAGCGCAAGGGACGCCGCGTCAGCGTGGTTTCCACAATCCGCACCCAGCCTCCGATGGTCTCCGACGAATTACGACGTCAAGCCGATAATTTCATCGAACTCGATGAACTCAAGGCCTTGATCATGCGTGAAGGCGGCATGCGCAGCGCCCATTCCATGAATGAGCAAGTGGCGCCGTAATTCGCGCCAAATTTGATTTTCTTTTGCGCGCGGCGGAAAAATTTCTTCACCTCCAGAAGGAGAAATTTCGCTGGAAGGCTCAGCGCCTTGGCCTATAACATTTGTTATGACCTTGGAACCGCCGCGTGACTGCCGCCTCTGCCCTCGCCTCGCCGCCTTTCGCGATGAGAACGCAGAAAACTATCCTGATTTCTATAATGGCCCGGTGCCGAGCTTCGGCAAATCCGATGCGCGGCTGCTGATCGTTGGCCTTGCGCCTGGCCTTAAAGGCGCCAATCGCACTGGTCGCCCATTCACTGGCGATTACGCGGGCGACCTTTTGTATAAAATGCTGCTGAAGCATGGCCTCGCCACAGGCCGCTATGAGCAGCGTCCCGATGACGGCATGAAGCTGACCGGCTGCACCATCACCAATGCGGTGCGCTGCGTGCCGCCTGAGAACAAGCCGCTGCCGTACGAAACCAAGACCTGCAGGCGTTTTTTGATCGCGCAGATCGAAGCGATGCAGAATCTGAGGGCGATTTTGACGCTCGGCAAAGTCTCACATGACAGCGTTTGCGACACGCTGGGGCTGAAGAAATCGCAATATCCCTTCAAGCACGGCGCGGCTTATAAGGTCGACGATGTCACGCTGGTGTCGAGCTATCACTGCTCGCGCTACAACACGAATACGGGCGTGTTGACAGAAGCGATGTTCGAAAGCGTGATCAAACTCGCGAAGAAGGCGGCGCTGGGATAAGGGCGCTTAAAAATGGATGGCCGGGTCAAGCCCGGCCATGACGAGATGGATAGGGCTGACTGCTATTCAGCCTTTTGCGGTGCGGCTTTTTCCGTCCACTGGTCATAGGCTTCCACGGCTTGCGCGGCGTACATCACCGAAGGACCAGCCCCCATATAGATCGCGGTTGCGACCGTCTCCATCACCTCTTCACGGCTGGCGCCATATTTACGCGCGGATTCGGCATGAAAGGCGATGCAGGGATCGCAGCGCGTGGCGACCGCAATGCCGAGCGCAATCAGTTCCTTGGTCTTGGAATCCAGCGCCTTGGGCGTGATCGCTGCCCCGGCCATGGCGCCGAAGGCCTTCATCACATCGGGAATACCGCCGCGCAATTCCTTGGTGAGACCGGTCATCTCAGCTGCGATGTGGGGCCAATCCTTGAACATGCATAATACTCCGTTGGAACGGAGTGTATATTAGAGTTTTCTAATATGTTTTCAAGAGGCGAAGCGCCGCGGGTTCAGCCGCTGTAGCGCTCTTCCTTCCAGGGATCGCCTTCATTGTGATAACCGCGCACTTCCCAGAAGCCGGGCTGATCAATGGCGGAAAACTCGATCCGGGTCACCCATTTGGCGCTTTTCCAGAGATACCAATCCGGAATGATCACCCGCACCGGACCGCCATGCTCGCGGGATATCGGCGCCCCCTCCCAACTGTGGGCGAGGAGCACGTTGCCTTCGGCGAAGACATCGAGCTTCACATTGGTGGTGTAGCCGTCATAGGCGGTGAAGAGCACATGCCGCGCGTCGGCTTTCGGCTTGACGATATCGAGCAGGGTTTTAGCTGAAACACCACGCCAGTGATTGTCATAGCGGCTCCATTGCGTGACGCAGTGGATGTCGGAGACGAAATCCTCCTGCGGCAGCGCCATGAATTCGGGCAGCGTGAAGACGGCGGGATTTTCCACCGCCCCGCCGATGCGCAGACGCCAGCGATCCGGGGCGACATCGGGCTGAGCGCCCAAATCCAGCACCGGCCAGTTCTTCACCTCACGCTGGCCGGGCGGCAGACGGTTGACATGCCCAAGATCAGGCCGCCCCGTGATCAACCGCTTATCGGAGGCCCATTGCTCCTTGGAGCGAATGAGCTTGTCTTTGATTCCTTTAAGGAAATCAGATGGTTCGCCGTCAGACATGGAAGCATTCTAAAGCGGCGAAGCACAAATGGCGAGGGCGTAGAGAAGCTCCACTCCATCAACCCTCCCCCTGAGGGAGGGTCGAAAAACGCTCGCGTTTTTCGGGGAGGGGTTAGTCGAGACCTATTCGATCTGACTGGCAATAAAAGTGGCCGCGTCTGCCGTTTGGCGCATTTGGGACAGGTTCTCGGAGGCTACGACATACCCCTCCCCGAAATTTCGCTCGCTCCGCTCACAAAAATTTCGACCCTCCCTCAAGGGGAGGGTAAAAATAAACCTTATCCCTTGTCCCGCATCAGACGCGCCTTATCGCGGGCCCAATCGCGCTGCTTTTCGGTTTCGCGCTTATCGTGCAGCTTCTTGCCCTTTGCGATGCCGAGTTCGATTTTCGCGATGCCCTTCAAATTGAAATAGAGCTTCAGCGGAATGAGGGTCAGGCCTTCGCGCTGCACGGCGATGGAGAGCTTCTTGGCTTCCGCCTTATGCACCAGCAATTTACGGACGCGCTTGGGCTCATGGCCGAAACGGTTGGCGTGGCTGTATTCGGGAAAATTGGCGTTGATCAGCCAGATCTCGCCATCTTTGGCCTGGGCATAGGATTCCGCAATCGTGGCGCGGCCGGTGCGCAACGACTTCACTTCCGAGCCCATCAGCTGAATCCCCGCCTCGAACGCAGACGAGATGGCGTAGGAAAAATGGGCCTTGCGATTTTCCGCGACGATCTTGCGGTCGTCGTCTTTCTTCTTCTTGGCCACGAGGGGCTCCTGATCAAACCGCTATTATATAGGGAGCATATGAAACATGTCATCCCGGGCGAGCAGTGACGCGTAAGCGGCGCTGAGAGACCCGGGACCCACCCGGTCATCTCTTAAGCGGAGACGTGGGTCCCGGATCGCGCCCAAGTGCGTACGAAACGACCTCGCTGGGCGCGTCCGGGATGACAGTAGTGCTGCCCTACCCGATCAAACCCACCTCTTCCATCGCGGCGCGGACTTTAGCGCGGGCGGTGTCGGTGGCGGCCATCATGGGTAGGCGGACCTCGTCGCTGCAGAGACCGAGCAAGGAAGCAGCGTATTTCACCGGCGCGGGGCTCGGCTCGCAGAACATCGCCTCATGCAGCGGCATCAGCTTGGTCTGGATTTCCAGCGCCTTGGTCCAATTACCCTGACGGCAGGCTTCGTGGAACTCCGAGCAGAGCTTCGGGGCGACATTGGCCGTCACAGAGATCACGCCCTGGGCGCCCTGGATCATATAAGCGAGCGCCGTGCCGTCTTCGCCGGAGAGCTGCACCCAATCGGGACCGCAGGAGATGCGTTCGCGCAGCACGCGGGCGAGATTGGCGGTGGCATCTTTGGTGCCGACGATGTTCGGCAGCTTCGACAACCGCGCCATGGTCTCGACCGAGATGTCCACGATGGCGCGCGCCGGGATGTTATAAAGAATGATCGGAATATCGACCGCACCCGCGACGGCGGCGAAGTGGCGGTAGATGCCTTCCTGCGACGGCTTGTTGTAATAGCCGGTCACCGACAACACCGCATCGGCACCCTGCTCTTTTGCGTGACGGGTGAGCGAAATGGCTTCGGCGGTGGAATTGGAGCCCGCGCCCGCGATCACCGGGACCTTGCCCGCCGCTTCCTCGATGCAGATATCGATCACCCGCATATGCTCGTCATGGCTGAGGGTCGGCGACTCGCCGGTGGTGCCACAGGGCACAAGACCGTTGGAGCCCTCGGCAATCTGCCAGCGCACCAGGCGGCGGAACGCCTCCTCATCCACCTTGCCGTCCTTCATGGGCGTGATCAGGGCGGGAATGGAGCCTCTCAAATCCTTAGGCGAAAACGGCATGGGCCACCTCGTTATGCGGGCGTCAAAATAGCGCCAAAGAACTGTCAAGCAAGGTGCTTACCGCCGCGCAGGCCATTCGCCCAACCCTTAATTATGCAACAGGGAACACATTAGGTTTGTAGTGTGTCCTGCGCGGCCGTTAAGGTTGAGCCGCATCCCCCGGACAAGACCCATGCTTTCCCGTGCCCTGCCCCTATTGGCCCTTGTTTCTGTGGGGGCTGTGGCCGTGGCCGAGGCGCAACCGCTGCCGCAAGGCGTTATCCGCAAAGGTGATGTCATCACCATGCAGCCGGTGGCAGAGAGCGATTCTGTACAACCTGCCGCCGCAGCGGAGTCGGAACGGCGCGACGCGGCGGTAAAAGTCCTCTCCCCCGCCGATCACGACCTTTTTACGCGCGCTTTCGATGCCGCTGACCGGGGCGATTGGCCGACAGCGCTGGGCCTCGCCCGCCAGGGTCACAACGCGACGGCGAAGCAGATCATCCAATGGCGCTATCTGCAGGATAAGAACGCCAAAGCGCCTTTCGCCGATATCGATGCCTTCCTGAGTGCCAATAGCGATTGGCCTAGGCGCAATATTCTTTTTGTACGGGCTGAAGAGCAGCTCGATCCGGCGACGCCGCCGGAAAAGATCATCGCCTGGTTCGGCAATCGTAATCCCATCAGCGCCATCGGCATGATCCGCCTGGGCGAAGCCTTGGTGGCGACCGGCAAAACCACGGCGGGCCAGCGCCTGATCCGCGACGGCTGGGTGGCGGGCGTGTTCGATCCCGATGTGGAACTCGCCATCGTTCAGAAGGACGGCGCGTATCTGACCCCCGACATTGATAAGAAGCGGCTCGATAATCTCGTCTGGTCGGATTCCATCAGCGCGGCCCGGCGGGAAATGGCGCGGGTGGACGATGCCAGCCAGAAGATCGCCAATGCGCGTATCGCCCTGCGTGCCGATCCCAAGCGCGGACAGCGCACGGTGGCGGAACTTCCGAGCGACCTCGCCAGCGATCCGCAGCTTTGGTTCGATGAGGCGCGTGCCGCCCGCAAGACACAGGATTTCGATCGCGCCGCCGAGCTTTTGCAGCGTCCACAACTGCGCGAGCTGTTCAAGACGCGCCCCGGCCCGCTATGGGCCGAGACCCATATCATCGCGCGCGAGATGATGAAGGAGGCCAAGAACGAGGTGGCGCTGCATCTCGTCAGCGAGACGGGGCTCTCCTCCGGCAGCGAATTTTCCGACGCGGAATTCCTCTCGGGCTGGATCGCACTGCGCTTCATGAAGGATGCGACCAGCGCCCTGCCCCATTTTCTTCGGCTGGCCGATGGCGTTTCGCGGCCCATCTCCAAGGCGCGGGCCTATTACTGGCAGGGCCGCACCTATGAGGAGCTGAACAAGCCGGATAAGGCTTACACAGCCTATCAGCTCGCCGCCGCCAATCCTGAGACCTTCTACGGCCAGCTTGCGCTCACGCGGATCGAAGAAGACCCCAAGCTGCACCTGCCGAGCCCGAAAGCCGAGGCAGCGCCCGCGACGGCAGCCTTCGAGCGCGATGATCTCGTCAAAGCGATGCGTGTGCTGGGCGATCTTGGGGCGCAGAATTACCTTCGTGCCTTCGCCGCGCGGTATCAGGAACTGCACCCAAGCCACGCCAAGAAGCTGATGCAGATGCTGACCGATATGGGCTATCGCGATGTGGCGCTGCGCGTTGCCAAGGCAGTGGGCTATGAAGGCCCCACCTATGCGGCCTACGCCTATCCAGTCATTCCGGTGCCCGAGTATCGCGGCAACGGCATCGCGCCGGAGCCCGCCCTGGTGCACGCCATCATCCGCCAGGAAACCGAATTCGATCCGCAGAGCGTCAGCGCCGCCAATGCCCGCGGCATCATGCAGTTGACGCTTGCGTCAGCCAAGGTGAACGCCAAGCGTGCGGGACTGCCCTATCGCCCCGGCGCGCTGACCACCGATGTGACCTATAATATGCAGCTCGGCATGACCGAGTTCTCGGCCTATCTCGCCAATTGGAACAACTCGGTGATCCTCTCGGCCGCCGCCTATAATGCCGGGGAGAGCAATGCCAAGCGCTGGGTACAGGTGTTCGGTGATCCCAGAAGCGCCGCGACCGATCCCGTCGACTGGATCGAATCCATCACCTATGGCGAGACCCGCAATTACGTGATGCGGATCGTGGAAAACTTACAGGTCTATCGAAACCGGATCGCGGGCAAGGACACACCTTTGCGTATCCTGGCCGATCTCTACACCCCCAGCATGCCCCCGCAGGCGAAGGTGTTACGTCCCCCGGTCACCGAACAGCCCGCCCCCGCCGAGAAAAAGAAAAAGCGGACGAGTTCGAACTGACAAGCTCGACTTAATTACGGAACAGCGAGAGCCATTCGCGGGCCAAACGCTGGGCTTCGGCGATTTGCGCCGGCAGCATTTCGCTCGCCAC encodes:
- a CDS encoding sulfite oxidase-like oxidoreductase — encoded protein: MSDGEPSDFLKGIKDKLIRSKEQWASDKRLITGRPDLGHVNRLPPGQREVKNWPVLDLGAQPDVAPDRWRLRIGGAVENPAVFTLPEFMALPQEDFVSDIHCVTQWSRYDNHWRGVSAKTLLDIVKPKADARHVLFTAYDGYTTNVKLDVFAEGNVLLAHSWEGAPISREHGGPVRVIIPDWYLWKSAKWVTRIEFSAIDQPGFWEVRGYHNEGDPWKEERYSG
- a CDS encoding NYN domain-containing protein, whose amino-acid sequence is MLFYPQEKLALFIDGANLYGAAKGLQFDIDYKRLLELFARKGILVRAFYYTAVAEDQEFSPLRPLVDWLDYNGFSVVTKPLKEFTDAQGRRRVKGNMDIELAIDVMEMSDQVDHIVIFSGDGDFRRLVEAAQRKGRRVSVVSTIRTQPPMVSDELRRQADNFIELDELKALIMREGGMRSAHSMNEQVAP
- a CDS encoding lytic transglycosylase domain-containing protein — protein: MLSRALPLLALVSVGAVAVAEAQPLPQGVIRKGDVITMQPVAESDSVQPAAAAESERRDAAVKVLSPADHDLFTRAFDAADRGDWPTALGLARQGHNATAKQIIQWRYLQDKNAKAPFADIDAFLSANSDWPRRNILFVRAEEQLDPATPPEKIIAWFGNRNPISAIGMIRLGEALVATGKTTAGQRLIRDGWVAGVFDPDVELAIVQKDGAYLTPDIDKKRLDNLVWSDSISAARREMARVDDASQKIANARIALRADPKRGQRTVAELPSDLASDPQLWFDEARAARKTQDFDRAAELLQRPQLRELFKTRPGPLWAETHIIAREMMKEAKNEVALHLVSETGLSSGSEFSDAEFLSGWIALRFMKDATSALPHFLRLADGVSRPISKARAYYWQGRTYEELNKPDKAYTAYQLAAANPETFYGQLALTRIEEDPKLHLPSPKAEAAPATAAFERDDLVKAMRVLGDLGAQNYLRAFAARYQELHPSHAKKLMQMLTDMGYRDVALRVAKAVGYEGPTYAAYAYPVIPVPEYRGNGIAPEPALVHAIIRQETEFDPQSVSAANARGIMQLTLASAKVNAKRAGLPYRPGALTTDVTYNMQLGMTEFSAYLANWNNSVILSAAAYNAGESNAKRWVQVFGDPRSAATDPVDWIESITYGETRNYVMRIVENLQVYRNRIAGKDTPLRILADLYTPSMPPQAKVLRPPVTEQPAPAEKKKKRTSSN
- a CDS encoding DUF1153 domain-containing protein gives rise to the protein MSQQGRYRGGKAKEFTIGHITMADLPPRDTVRWVSSRKATVVEAVQCGVITLADACSRYALSLEEFLSWQRALEQGGTPGLRATNPAKPKEH
- the rpoZ gene encoding DNA-directed RNA polymerase subunit omega; translation: MARVTVEDCVDKIPNRFDLVLSAAFRARQLSGGADTMVDRDRDKNPVVALREIAAEVLKPEDLREDHIKSLQKHAEVDEPEEARPDTDDAREDPAFRQVTEEELLRALTSEAQRRAEPQPEPVEDYDE
- a CDS encoding CcdC protein domain-containing protein — its product is MASGYVSYVGPGVFLGLLALRMVRNMRGRPLKPNKLWIRPVFLVVILALAMLHPPALTSLNLAIFAACAVVGAGLGYVLASHQTLSIDTATGTITSKTSVVGMALFLGLLALRYAARQTFGGDPMGPHSDSVLLYTDAGLIFVVAMVAAQAWETWRRAMALLQGQGGNSVPAQAGNQAE
- a CDS encoding DUF3574 domain-containing protein, whose protein sequence is MALLFLASIVAGCAGVSESQCPLGERAMVKADIFFGRGMRDGGEVSEREWQNFADAEITPRFPDGFTLLEANGQWRGAEGIVREKSKHLIVVLPTAASEKLEAVRAAYKRRFHQEAVLQFETRGCASF
- a CDS encoding carboxymuconolactone decarboxylase family protein is translated as MFKDWPHIAAEMTGLTKELRGGIPDVMKAFGAMAGAAITPKALDSKTKELIALGIAVATRCDPCIAFHAESARKYGASREEVMETVATAIYMGAGPSVMYAAQAVEAYDQWTEKAAPQKAE
- the smpB gene encoding SsrA-binding protein SmpB gives rise to the protein MAKKKKDDDRKIVAENRKAHFSYAISSAFEAGIQLMGSEVKSLRTGRATIAESYAQAKDGEIWLINANFPEYSHANRFGHEPKRVRKLLVHKAEAKKLSIAVQREGLTLIPLKLYFNLKGIAKIELGIAKGKKLHDKRETEKQRDWARDKARLMRDKG
- the dapA gene encoding 4-hydroxy-tetrahydrodipicolinate synthase, whose amino-acid sequence is MPFSPKDLRGSIPALITPMKDGKVDEEAFRRLVRWQIAEGSNGLVPCGTTGESPTLSHDEHMRVIDICIEEAAGKVPVIAGAGSNSTAEAISLTRHAKEQGADAVLSVTGYYNKPSQEGIYRHFAAVAGAVDIPIILYNIPARAIVDISVETMARLSKLPNIVGTKDATANLARVLRERISCGPDWVQLSGEDGTALAYMIQGAQGVISVTANVAPKLCSEFHEACRQGNWTKALEIQTKLMPLHEAMFCEPSPAPVKYAASLLGLCSDEVRLPMMAATDTARAKVRAAMEEVGLIG
- the folK gene encoding 2-amino-4-hydroxy-6-hydroxymethyldihydropteridine diphosphokinase encodes the protein MILIALGANLDSSVGEPHVTLKAALKELAAQSVRVLKVSALYRTPAWPDPADPPYVNAVAEIATERDPASLLTLLHAVEERFGRVRAHVNGPRTLDLDLLAYDERIETDWPVLPHPRLSERAFVLVPLSDIAPDWRHPVSRVPLSQLLSALPSKERDAVQRLS
- a CDS encoding uracil-DNA glycosylase codes for the protein MTLEPPRDCRLCPRLAAFRDENAENYPDFYNGPVPSFGKSDARLLIVGLAPGLKGANRTGRPFTGDYAGDLLYKMLLKHGLATGRYEQRPDDGMKLTGCTITNAVRCVPPENKPLPYETKTCRRFLIAQIEAMQNLRAILTLGKVSHDSVCDTLGLKKSQYPFKHGAAYKVDDVTLVSSYHCSRYNTNTGVLTEAMFESVIKLAKKAALG